A genomic window from Cucumis melo cultivar AY chromosome 8, USDA_Cmelo_AY_1.0, whole genome shotgun sequence includes:
- the LOC103485246 gene encoding WAT1-related protein At5g64700-like translates to MGSKKPYFVAIATQVFLAGMSLLSKAAFASGMNTFVFVFYRQAAGAVFFLPLLFFLRRKESRSLSLKDFLKIFVISLIGMTVGFNAYGVAVDYTSANLGAAAFNCLPVTTFLFAVLLRMEKVNLRKVAGIAKAFGILICIGGVITLAFYKGPYLKPLIDHHLLKLHKSSHNIPHSSSSKTWIIGCFLLFVSSISWGLWFVLQAYFLKTYPSPLEFISYQTLLSAAQSFVIAIAMERDPSEWKLGWNIRLLAVVYCGVLVTVVSNFLQCWVIKEKGPVFQAMTTPLNVIATIIGSELLLGEGINLGSLIGAILLVISLYSVLWGKSKELNMVDSDSNIQTNVFVSPQLPKDLSEMRPTAEP, encoded by the exons atgGGTTCAAAAAAACCCTATTTTGTAGCAATAGCAACACAAGTATTTCTTGCTGGAATGAGTCTTCTTTCTAAAGCAGCTTTTGCTTCGGGAATGAATACCTTCGTGTTTGTGTTCTATAGACAAGCTGCTGGAGCTGTTTTTTTCCTTCCTCTtctgttttttttaagaag AAAAGAAAGCCGATCACTTTCACTTAAagatttcttgaaaattttcgtgATTTCGTTAATAGG gaTGACTGTTGGATTTAATGCCTATGGTGTTGCTGTTGATTATACATCTGCAAACTTGGGTGCTGCTGCATTTAATTGCCTCCCTGTCACAACATTTCTTTTCGCTGTTTTATTGAG GATGGAGAAAGTAAATTTAAGAAAAGTGGCAGGAATTGCAAAAGCTTTTGGAATATTAATATGCATTGGAGGAGTGATAACACTTGCATTCTACAAAGGTCCATATTTGAAGCCACTCATCGACCATCACCTTTTGAAACTTCACAAATCATCACATAATATTCCTCATTCTTCCTCTTCTAAAACTTGGATTATTGGCTGTTTCCTTCTCTTCGTCTCCAGCATCTCTTGGGGTTTGTGGTTTGTTCTTCAG GCTTATTTTCTCAAGACATACCCATCACCTTTGGAGTTTATAAGTTACCAAACATTATTAAGCGCAGCCCAATCTTTTGTGATTGCTATTGCAATGGAAAGAGACCCTTCTGAGTGGAAATTGGGTTGGAACATTAGGCTTCTTGCTGTCGTTTATTGT GGAGTTCTTGTAACAGTTGTTTCGAATTTCTTGCAATGTTGGGTAATAAAAGAGAAGGGGCCAGTTTTTCAAGCCATGACAACACCATTGAATGTCATTGCCACTATTATTGGCTCTGAATTGCTTTTGGGTGAAGGAATCAACTTGGGAAG TCTTATTGGTGCCATTTTGTTGGTGATAAGTCTCTACAGTGTATTATGGGGAAAAAGCAAAGAGCTCAACATGGTTGATTCAGATAGTAACATCCAAACAAATGTATTTGTTTCACCTCAATTACCAAAAGATTTGTCAGAGATGAGACCAACGGCTGAACCAtag